Proteins co-encoded in one Syngnathoides biaculeatus isolate LvHL_M chromosome 22, ASM1980259v1, whole genome shotgun sequence genomic window:
- the fshr gene encoding follicle-stimulating hormone receptor gives MMTFMKMMMMTAVIAAAAQTTSSSQPVAGSCHYVCASDTDIPRNISAETRCLEARRTQIRAVRRGAFTGLQKLRKVKLVDNNVLKTLAALAFSRLPRLAYVFISANSALESIEAFAFSDLPELSELTITNSKHLTFIHRDAFKDLVKLRHLVISQTGIPAFPDFSKIHSAADYLLLDLHDNSRIQEVPANAFNGVCTQTIRDIWLTRNGITTVASGAFNNTKMHGLSLKGNRRLSHIHPDAFAGSSDLVLLDVSQTALSSLPDAILGGLHSLIAESALGLKALPPRRAFARLREARVTYPSHCCLFRPVKTDSVNFSAKHWMCSLPGAREEPGFFQGNCLGDHNVTCSPAWDDFNPCEDIMKAAPLRALIWAVSVLALLGNVLVLLVLLGSASKLTVPRFLMCHLAFADLCMGVYLLVIAAMDALTRGRYHNHAIDWQTGLGCVAAGFFTVFASELSVFTLTAITLERWHTITHALRLDRKFRLRHACAVMTAGWIFSCLAAALPALGVSSYGKVSICLPMDVDSTWSQAYVVSLLLLNIVAFACVCACYLSIYLAVRHPSGAPARADARLAQRMAVLVFTDFLCKAPISFFAVSAALKRPLITVSDAKLLLVLFYPINSCANPFLYAFFTRAFRRDFVLLAARFGLCKTRAHGYRADSSSCQQWATPKSAPAGVCLMAVGRGDR, from the exons aTGATGACCTtcatgaagatgatgatgatgacggcgGTCATCGCAGCGGCGGCCCAGACGACGTCTTCGTCCCAACCGGTCGCGGGCTCGTGCCATTACGTCTGCGCGTCGGACACCGACATTCCCAGAAACATTTCGGCCGAGACGCGATGTCT GGAGGCGCGACGCACCCAAATTCGAGCGGTCCGTCGCGGTGCGTTCACTGGCCTTCAGAAACTCAGGAAAGT GAAGCTGGTGGACAACAACGTCCTGAAGACTTTGGCCGCCTTGGCCTTCTCTCGCCTCCCTCGGCTGGCCTACGT CTTCATCTCCGCAAACAGTGCATTGGAGTCAATTGAAGCGTTCGCTTTCTCGGATCTTCCCGAACTCAGCGAGTT GACCATCACCAATTCCAAACACCTGACGTTCATCCACAGAGATGCCTTCAAGGACCTCGTCAAGCTCCGGCACCT GGTCATATCCCAAACGGGAATCCCGGCATTCCCTGATTTCTCCAAGATCCACTCGGCCGCCGACTACTTACTGCT CGACCTGCACGACAACAGCCGCATACAGGAAGTGCCCGCCAACGCCTTCAACGGCGTCTGCACGCAAACCATCAGAGACAT ATGGCTGACCAGGAACGGCATCACGACGGTGGCGAGCGGCGCCTTCAACAACACAAAGATGCACGGATT GTCCCTGAAGGGCAACCGGCGACTTAGTCACATCCACCCCGACGCCTTCGCGGGTTCCAGTGACCTGGTCTTACT CGACGTCTCGCAGACGGCGCTGAGCTCGCTGCCGGACGCCATCTTGGGCGGCCTCCACAGTTTGATCGCCGAGTCTGCGCTGGGCCTGAAGGCGCTTCCCCCTCGGCGGGCCTTCGCCAGGTTACGCGAGGCCCGCGTCACGTACCCGTCGCACTGCTGCCTCTTCCGACCCGTGAAAACGGACAG CGTTAACTTTAGCGCCAAGCACTGGATGTGCTCGCTGCCGGGGGCCCGCGAGGAGCCGGGCTTCTTCCAGGGCAACTGCTTGGGGGACCACAACGTCACGTGCAGCCCGGCGTGGGACGACTTCAACCCCTGCGAGGACATCATGAAAGCCGCCCCGCTGCGGGCTCTCATCTGGGCGGTGTCCGTTCTGGCTCTGCTCGGCAACGTGCTCGTGCTGCTCGTCTTGTTAG GCAGCGCGTCCAAGCTGACGGTGCCGCGCTTCCTCATGTGCCACCTGGCCTTCGCCGACCTGTGCATGGGCGTGTACCTCCTGGTCATCGCCGCCATGGACGCGCTCACCCGGGGGCGCTACCACAACCACGCCATCGACTGGCAGACGGGCCTGGGATGCGTGGCCGCCGGCTTCTTCACG GTGTTCGCCAGCGAGCTGTCCGTGTTCACACTGACGGCCATCACGCTGGAGCGCTGGCACACCATCACGCACGCGCTGCGCCTGGACCGCAAGTTCCGGCTGAGGCACGCCTGCGCCGTGATGACGGCCGGCTGGATCTTCTCCTGCCTCGCCGCCGCGTTGCCCGCGCTGGGCGTCAGCAGCTACGGCAAG GTGAGCATCTGCCTCCCGATGGACGTGGACTCGACGTGGTCCCAAGCGTACGTGGTGTCGCTGCTCCTGCTCAACATCGTCGCCTTCGCGTGCGTGTGCGCTTGCTACCTCAGCATCTACCTGGCGGTGCGCCACCCGTCGGGCGCGCCGGCCCGCGCCGACGCCCGCCTGGCGCAGCGCATGGCCGTGCTGGTGTTCACCGACTTCCTGTGCAAGGCGCCCATCTCCTTCTTCGCCGTGTCGGCGGCGCTCAAGCGACCGCTCATCACCGTGTCGGACGCCAAACTGCTGCTGGTGCTCTTCTACCCCATCAACTCGTGCGCCAACCCCTTCCTCTACGCCTTCTTCACGCGCGCCTTCCGCCGCGACTTCGTCCTGCTGGCGGCCCGCTTCGGCCTGTGCAAGACGCGCGCCCACGGCTACCGCGCCGACAGTTCGTCGTGCCAGCAGTGGGCGACGCCCAAGAGCGCCCCCGCGGGCGTGTGCTTGATGGCGGTCGGCAGAGGCGACAGATGA